Proteins encoded together in one Acidimicrobiales bacterium window:
- a CDS encoding cobalamin-independent methionine synthase II family protein, whose amino-acid sequence MTQTSSQRPQTGLPTTVIGAYPKPQYVPVSDWFDLPDRDYAGRWAHEMEAAGEDAEASFVRAAAEVIADQVEAGIEVVTDGEVRRENYIHYHCRHLTGFDFDDRTESTMRGVLTTTLPTITGAVAAGKAFLPHDWRAAQATTDHPVKVTIPGPLTISDSTVDRHYGDRAALVADLAAAVNVEVRALADAGCTHIQVDEPVLARRIDDALSFGVDALAACFDGVPDHVVRTVHCCCGYPRHLDDDAYEKAPPEAYLDLAEAIDAAPIGRFSLEDAHRPNDLAALLPRFRDTTVILGCVAIARSRIETVDEVRGRLTGALLHIDRERLVAAPDCGLGYLGRDLAMAKLRVLCEAAASV is encoded by the coding sequence GTGACCCAGACGAGCAGCCAACGTCCGCAGACCGGCCTCCCCACCACCGTCATCGGTGCCTACCCCAAGCCGCAGTACGTACCGGTCTCGGACTGGTTCGACCTGCCGGACCGCGACTACGCGGGTCGCTGGGCCCACGAGATGGAGGCGGCCGGCGAGGACGCCGAGGCGTCGTTCGTGCGGGCAGCCGCCGAGGTGATCGCCGACCAGGTGGAAGCCGGGATCGAGGTGGTCACAGATGGCGAGGTACGCCGCGAGAACTACATCCACTACCACTGCCGCCACCTGACCGGCTTCGACTTCGACGACCGCACCGAGTCGACCATGCGGGGCGTGCTGACGACCACCCTGCCCACCATCACCGGCGCGGTGGCCGCCGGCAAGGCGTTCCTGCCCCACGACTGGCGGGCCGCCCAGGCCACCACCGACCATCCGGTGAAGGTCACCATCCCCGGACCGTTGACCATCTCCGACAGCACCGTCGACCGCCACTACGGCGACCGTGCAGCCCTGGTGGCAGACCTGGCAGCAGCGGTGAACGTCGAGGTCAGGGCCCTGGCCGATGCCGGCTGCACCCACATCCAGGTCGACGAACCCGTCTTAGCGCGGCGGATCGACGACGCCCTGTCCTTCGGGGTGGACGCCCTGGCCGCCTGCTTCGACGGCGTACCCGACCACGTGGTGCGCACCGTCCACTGCTGCTGCGGCTACCCACGGCACCTGGACGACGACGCCTACGAGAAGGCCCCTCCGGAGGCCTACCTGGACCTCGCCGAGGCGATCGACGCCGCCCCGATCGGACGGTTCAGCCTGGAGGACGCCCACCGTCCGAACGACCTTGCCGCCCTGCTGCCCCGGTTCCGGGACACCACGGTCATCCTCGGCTGCGTGGCCATCGCCAGGAGCCGGATCGAGACCGTGGACGAGGTGAGGGGCCGGCTCACCGGGGCCCTGCTCCACATCGACCGGGAGCGCCTGGTGGCAGCGCCTGACTGCGGGCTGGGATACCTCGGTCGGGACCTGGCCATGGCCAAGCTGAGGGTGCTCTGCGAGGCCGCCGCCTCAGTCTGA
- a CDS encoding acyl--CoA ligase has product MTDPDDVSNEADVAHEPDGANEADSGSQDPAAAVMALLAPGAPFEMADEDVLGEVMQVFVQRARSLRQLLEQAGRFGDSDYAVFHNGGRRRALTFADHERRVASVAAALADRGVGAGDRVAILAANCPEWIITFWATVSLGAVAVACNGWWTRDEIVHALAHTTPALLVADAKRLARLDGADPGMPVVVIEEDFVDLEGFAPDAALPDIPIDEDQPALLQFTSGTTGRSKAAVLSHRSVVAFVQVVTFLGAAQAASVGLPSTGPSRPRLAVFPMFHISGLQSASITPMATGAGNVWPMGRFDPATVIQLTAEEGIYAWNGTATHVFRLLQDPMIETLDVSLVQNVAIGGSATTPELVRATEERFPHLVDTFTSGYGLTESGGMVSHAGNAMLQANADSVGMAMPTVGVRIVDEDGVEVPDGENGSICVRSPLVMLGYWEDVEATDQAFLPGRWLRTGDYGRLQGGELFLASRLRDLILRGGENVYPIEVEACLEQHPAVAECAVYGVDHETLGQEVKAVVVLVDGASLDLVGARAFCGEKLADYKLPEYLEVWAGPLPRNAGGKVVKAVLRGEVTQAFFEE; this is encoded by the coding sequence GTGACTGATCCGGACGATGTGAGCAACGAGGCCGACGTGGCCCATGAGCCAGACGGGGCCAACGAAGCCGACTCCGGGTCACAGGACCCGGCGGCGGCTGTCATGGCGTTGTTGGCGCCGGGAGCCCCGTTCGAGATGGCTGACGAGGACGTGCTGGGAGAAGTTATGCAGGTCTTCGTCCAGCGGGCCCGGTCGCTCCGACAGCTCTTGGAGCAGGCTGGCCGGTTCGGCGACTCGGACTACGCGGTCTTCCACAACGGGGGGCGCCGGCGGGCGCTGACCTTCGCCGACCACGAGCGACGGGTGGCATCGGTTGCCGCCGCTCTAGCGGATCGGGGAGTTGGAGCCGGTGACCGGGTGGCGATCCTGGCCGCTAACTGCCCGGAATGGATCATCACGTTCTGGGCCACGGTTTCGTTGGGCGCGGTGGCCGTGGCCTGCAACGGCTGGTGGACCCGCGACGAGATCGTGCACGCTCTTGCCCACACCACGCCGGCGTTGCTGGTGGCGGACGCCAAGCGGCTGGCCCGCCTGGACGGTGCCGATCCCGGCATGCCCGTCGTGGTCATCGAGGAGGACTTCGTCGACCTGGAGGGCTTCGCCCCCGACGCCGCCCTGCCTGACATCCCGATAGACGAGGACCAGCCGGCCCTCCTGCAGTTCACATCGGGTACCACCGGCCGATCGAAGGCGGCCGTGCTCAGCCATCGCAGCGTGGTGGCCTTCGTCCAGGTGGTGACCTTCCTGGGCGCCGCCCAGGCGGCGTCGGTCGGGTTGCCGTCGACGGGGCCGAGCCGTCCCCGCCTGGCGGTGTTCCCCATGTTCCACATCTCGGGGCTGCAGAGCGCCAGTATCACGCCGATGGCCACCGGGGCCGGCAACGTCTGGCCCATGGGACGGTTCGATCCGGCGACGGTGATCCAGCTCACCGCCGAGGAGGGCATCTACGCCTGGAATGGCACAGCCACCCACGTGTTCCGTCTCCTCCAGGATCCGATGATCGAGACCCTCGACGTCTCGCTGGTCCAGAACGTGGCCATAGGCGGCTCGGCGACCACGCCGGAGTTGGTGCGGGCCACCGAGGAGCGGTTCCCCCACCTGGTCGACACGTTCACCTCCGGCTACGGCCTCACCGAGTCGGGCGGCATGGTCAGCCACGCCGGCAACGCCATGCTGCAGGCCAACGCCGACAGCGTGGGGATGGCCATGCCCACGGTCGGTGTGCGGATCGTCGACGAGGACGGGGTCGAGGTGCCCGACGGTGAGAACGGCTCCATCTGCGTGCGCAGCCCGTTGGTGATGCTGGGCTACTGGGAGGATGTGGAGGCCACCGACCAGGCCTTCCTGCCGGGCCGGTGGCTACGGACCGGCGACTACGGACGCCTGCAGGGCGGCGAGCTGTTCCTGGCCTCCCGGCTGCGCGACCTCATCCTGCGGGGCGGTGAGAACGTCTACCCGATCGAAGTGGAGGCCTGCCTCGAACAGCATCCGGCGGTAGCCGAGTGCGCGGTGTACGGCGTCGACCACGAGACGCTGGGCCAGGAGGTCAAGGCTGTGGTGGTTCTGGTCGATGGAGCGTCGCTGGACCTTGTTGGGGCGCGGGCCTTCTGTGGCGAGAAGTTGGCCGACTACAAGCTGCCGGAGTACCTCGAGGTGTGGGCCGGGCCCCTACCCCGCAATGCCGGCGGCAAGGTCGTCAAGGCCGTGCTGCGAGGCGAGGTCACCCAGGCTTTCTTCGAGGAGTAG
- a CDS encoding acyl--CoA ligase, with product MDQHYREAWAALTAPGAPFAWSVTDVRGVPTRTYDAAPPNLALLWAGSAAHGDADYLVYQDERMSYAEAHAQVDAIASHLAANGVGHGDRVALAMRNYPEWVLGYWATVKLGAAVVGLNAWWTGPEMEFGLTDSTPMALVCDAERLERIAPYLDGLRSHGPVHVVGVRLGPDAELPEDAVRWEDAVADAGVLPVAPMSDIGPEDDICIFYTSGTTGRPKGAVLTHRGAASNLLNLAFWQTMAGAAQDMAIAAGDPPAGSDKQAGESYPGSILAVPLFHVTGCNCCLHPVTAVGGRLVLMHRWNAEVALELIERERPSTFTGVPTMVRELINSPDFDRRDTSSLAHLGGGGAAVQPDLVHKIEERLEGRPSTGYGLTEVNGVITINANQFFVAKPASAGSPCPLMETRIVGEDGTDQPTGGHGELWVRGGNVFRGYLNRPEANAETLTDGWFHTGDIGYLDDDGFLFLVDRAKDMVLRSGENVYCAEVEAAIYEHPAIAEAAVFAVPDDRHGEVVGVAVVLLPDVDLSADGLREHTRTLIAGFKVPEHVWFLDDSLPRNANGKFVKRTLRDDLVGTPTA from the coding sequence ATGGACCAGCACTATCGAGAGGCATGGGCCGCGTTGACGGCACCGGGTGCCCCGTTCGCCTGGTCGGTCACCGACGTGAGGGGCGTTCCGACCCGCACCTACGACGCTGCCCCGCCCAACCTCGCCCTGCTGTGGGCGGGTTCGGCCGCCCACGGCGATGCCGACTACCTCGTCTACCAGGACGAGCGCATGTCGTACGCCGAGGCCCACGCCCAGGTGGACGCCATCGCCTCCCACCTGGCGGCCAACGGAGTGGGACACGGCGACCGGGTGGCGCTGGCCATGCGCAACTACCCGGAGTGGGTGCTCGGCTACTGGGCGACCGTGAAGTTGGGCGCCGCGGTGGTCGGCCTGAACGCCTGGTGGACGGGACCGGAGATGGAGTTCGGCCTGACGGACTCGACTCCGATGGCCCTGGTCTGCGACGCCGAGAGGCTCGAACGGATTGCCCCGTACCTGGACGGCCTGCGGTCGCACGGACCCGTGCACGTCGTCGGCGTCCGCCTGGGCCCCGACGCCGAGCTGCCCGAAGACGCCGTCCGGTGGGAGGACGCCGTGGCCGACGCCGGCGTCCTGCCCGTCGCCCCGATGTCCGACATCGGACCCGAGGACGACATCTGCATCTTCTACACCTCGGGTACGACCGGCCGCCCGAAGGGCGCCGTGCTGACCCACCGGGGCGCCGCCTCCAACCTGCTGAACCTGGCCTTCTGGCAGACCATGGCCGGAGCAGCCCAGGACATGGCCATAGCCGCCGGCGATCCGCCCGCGGGTTCGGACAAGCAGGCCGGCGAGTCGTACCCCGGTTCGATCCTGGCCGTGCCGTTGTTCCACGTCACCGGCTGCAACTGCTGCCTCCATCCGGTCACGGCGGTCGGCGGACGCCTGGTCCTCATGCACCGTTGGAACGCAGAGGTCGCCCTCGAGTTGATCGAGAGGGAGCGGCCGTCGACGTTCACCGGCGTCCCCACCATGGTCCGGGAGTTGATCAACAGCCCGGACTTCGACCGGCGGGACACCTCCAGCCTCGCCCACCTGGGCGGCGGCGGGGCCGCGGTCCAGCCGGACCTGGTGCACAAGATCGAGGAACGCCTGGAGGGCCGGCCCAGCACCGGGTACGGGCTCACTGAGGTCAACGGGGTCATCACCATCAACGCCAACCAGTTCTTCGTGGCCAAGCCGGCATCGGCCGGTTCGCCCTGCCCGCTCATGGAGACCCGGATCGTCGGCGAGGACGGGACCGACCAGCCGACGGGTGGCCATGGCGAGTTGTGGGTGCGTGGCGGCAACGTCTTCCGGGGCTATCTGAACCGGCCCGAGGCCAACGCCGAGACCCTGACCGACGGCTGGTTCCACACGGGCGACATCGGCTACCTGGATGACGACGGCTTCCTTTTCCTCGTGGACCGCGCCAAGGACATGGTTCTGCGCAGCGGCGAGAACGTCTACTGCGCCGAGGTGGAGGCCGCAATCTACGAACACCCGGCGATTGCCGAGGCGGCCGTGTTCGCTGTTCCCGACGACCGCCACGGCGAGGTCGTGGGCGTGGCCGTCGTGCTGCTACCCGACGTGGACCTCTCGGCGGACGGCCTCCGGGAGCACACCCGGACCCTGATCGCCGGCTTCAAGGTTCCAGAGCACGTCTGGTTCCTGGACGATTCGCTGCCCCGCAACGCCAACGGCAAGTTCGTCAAGCGCACGCTGCGCGACGACCTGGTCGGAACGCCGACAGCCTGA
- a CDS encoding MaoC family dehydratase, whose protein sequence is MSDKPEIAYDDLEGLRGTITEEWSDWGPEYEMTQEKVNQFADLTGDHQWIHVDVERATAGPFGAPIAHGFFTLSLLPTLNRTGRVRITGQQNVVNYGADGLRLLAPVPVGSTLHARNRITDVREHRKGTLVATQVAIHVVGNDDIPAVLYDALSLYQG, encoded by the coding sequence ATGAGCGACAAGCCGGAGATCGCCTACGACGACCTCGAGGGCCTCCGTGGGACCATCACCGAGGAGTGGAGCGACTGGGGCCCCGAGTACGAGATGACGCAGGAAAAGGTGAACCAGTTCGCCGACCTGACGGGCGACCACCAGTGGATCCACGTCGACGTGGAACGGGCCACCGCCGGTCCGTTCGGGGCGCCTATAGCCCACGGCTTCTTCACTCTCAGCCTGCTACCAACCCTCAACCGGACGGGCCGTGTGAGGATCACCGGACAACAGAACGTCGTCAACTATGGCGCCGACGGCCTGCGCCTTCTGGCCCCGGTCCCGGTGGGTTCCACGCTGCACGCCCGAAACCGGATCACCGACGTCAGGGAGCACAGGAAGGGCACGCTGGTAGCCACCCAAGTGGCCATCCACGTCGTGGGCAACGACGACATCCCTGCCGTGCTGTACGACGCACTGAGCCTCTACCAGGGCTGA